The following proteins are co-located in the Ostrinia nubilalis chromosome 22, ilOstNubi1.1, whole genome shotgun sequence genome:
- the LOC135082996 gene encoding protein lev-9-like, which produces MLLVTQVQCPPPEAPRHGKAVYTSCAYNSVVSYECKYGYRLVGDATRRCGADKKWSGAQPVCKEINCGHPGQLWNGWLENISSGTGLGASIIFRCQDGMKMEGNGSAICQSDGTWSHPLPMCLAPCVVPHVSQGRVVLVENKTGENETQEGNTQIVGSSSMVQHGEIIVVDCEKNYEFPSNNAAVTCNNGTWTQIPRCQPARCKRMPRNPRNGMVIAPKTEHGMKARFRCKDGFELKGNPIVVCSFGNWSGEAPKCEEVFCPFPGYIVNGKVLLVGNMGLYDYRPYVKKVVNNKQIMYECEKGYVLSEGPPGATCVGGHWSPRELPK; this is translated from the exons ATGCTTC TGGTCACTCAGGTGCAGTGCCCGCCGCCGGAAGCGCCGCGACATGGCAAGGCAGTGTACACTTCGTGCGCTTACAACTCTGTCGTGTCGTACGAGTGCAAATATGGGTACAGACTGGTCGGTGATGCGACGAGGAGATGTGGAGCAGACAAGAAGTGGTCTGGGGCGCAGCCTGTTTGCAAAG AAATCAACTGTGGTCACCCCGGCCAACTGTGGAATGGTTGGCTTGAAAACATTTCTTCGGGGACTGGTTTGGGGGCATCTATCATCTTCAGATGCCAGGATGGCATGAAGATGGAAGGCAACGGGTCAGCGATATGCCAGAGCGATGGCACTTGGAGTCACCCTTTGCCGATGTGTTTAG CGCCCTGCGTAGTCCCTCATGTGTCTCAAGGACGTGTAGTATTGGTTGAGAACAAGACCGGAGAAAATGAAACACAAGAAGGGAACACCCAGATAGTCGGCAGTTCCTCTATGGTGCAACATG gTGAAATAATAGTAGTGGACTGTGAAAAGAACTACGAGTTTCCCTCGAACAATGCTGCGGTCACCTGCAATAATGGCACCTGGACGCAGATACCTAGATGTCAACCTGCCAG atgCAAAAGAATGCCACGAAATCCTCGTAATGGGATGGTGATAGCCCCCAAAACGGAGCACGGGATGAAGGCTCGGTTCAGATGTAAAGACGGCTTCGAGCTGAAAGGGAATCCAATCGTGGTCTGTTCTTTTGGGAACTGGAGCGGGGAAGCTCCGAAGTGTGAAGAAG TATTCTGCCCGTTCCCCGGTTACATAGTCAATGGAAAAGTACTCCTCGTTGGAAACATGGGCCTGTATGACTATCGACCATACGTCAAAAAG GTGGTAAACAATAAACAGATCATGTATGAATGTGAAAAGGGATACGTACTGTCAGAGGGTCCCCCAGGTGCCACTTGCGTTGGTGGCCATTGGAGCCCTAGAGAATTACCAAAGTAA